The Hymenobacter oligotrophus genome has a window encoding:
- a CDS encoding NYN domain-containing protein, whose product MNQINSPLIRIGVFYDGNYFLKISDYYYFQHDRKARISLEGLHDFIRHQVAEDEDADVRLCQITEPHFFRGRLSATEARDKDRLFHDRLLDDILMNMSVQTHYMPLKTRDGRLQEKGVDVWLALEAFDLALHKHLDVVVLIAGDSDYVPLIKKLNTLGTRVMLLSWDFKYTDFKGESRVTRPSQLLLETVNYAVAMNEVIDGRGGDIVDNLFVNQPEPSAYPNVATPPRAAAATAYQPTAAGPEGSIGVSTIKNLKNGYGFVVMPPNNLFFSYADMAEGQDFNELHEGDWVEFTVGRNHRNEDCARNVRKVEAPAESDYQHEPAESETL is encoded by the coding sequence ATGAACCAGATCAATAGCCCGCTGATCCGGATCGGCGTCTTCTACGACGGCAACTATTTCCTTAAGATCAGTGATTACTACTACTTCCAGCACGACCGCAAAGCTCGCATCAGCCTGGAAGGCCTGCACGATTTCATTCGGCACCAAGTAGCCGAGGATGAAGACGCCGACGTGCGTCTGTGCCAAATTACCGAGCCCCACTTCTTCCGCGGCCGCTTGTCGGCTACCGAAGCCCGCGACAAAGACCGGTTGTTCCACGACCGTCTGCTCGACGATATCCTGATGAACATGTCGGTGCAAACGCACTACATGCCCCTCAAAACCCGCGACGGCCGCCTGCAGGAGAAAGGCGTTGACGTGTGGCTGGCCCTCGAAGCGTTTGACCTGGCTCTGCACAAGCACCTCGATGTGGTGGTGCTCATCGCCGGCGACTCGGACTACGTGCCGCTGATCAAAAAGCTGAACACGCTGGGCACCCGCGTGATGCTGCTGAGCTGGGATTTCAAGTACACCGACTTCAAAGGCGAAAGCCGCGTAACCCGCCCCTCGCAGCTGCTGCTCGAGACGGTGAACTACGCCGTGGCCATGAACGAGGTAATCGACGGCCGCGGTGGCGACATCGTCGACAACCTGTTTGTAAACCAGCCCGAGCCTTCGGCCTACCCCAACGTAGCCACGCCGCCGCGCGCAGCCGCCGCTACGGCTTATCAGCCAACTGCCGCCGGTCCCGAGGGTTCTATTGGTGTGAGCACCATCAAGAACCTGAAGAACGGCTACGGTTTCGTGGTGATGCCGCCCAACAACCTGTTCTTTTCGTACGCCGACATGGCCGAGGGCCAGGACTTCAACGAGCTGCACGAAGGCGACTGGGTTGAGTTTACGGTTGGCCGCAACCACCGCAACGAAGACTGCGCCCGCAACGTGCGCAAAGTAGAAGCTCCTGCCGAAAGCGACTACCAGCACGAACCCGCTGAGTCGGAAACGCTGTAG
- a CDS encoding PaaI family thioesterase, which produces MADLPDVSTLVALYDQINNYGRTNGMKLTVHRPGHVTYTMRIRDEHLSSPGTAHGGIVAGLMDAVLGAAALTQAFTEQEFVSTVEFKINYLQPVHLADELVAHAEVAHHGKSLVVVNGRIECPAREALVAVGLGTFNRYPATKRDFVRAVASQLGLGEKWVTGDR; this is translated from the coding sequence ATGGCCGACCTGCCCGACGTGAGCACCCTGGTGGCGCTCTACGACCAAATCAACAATTACGGCCGCACCAACGGCATGAAGCTGACGGTGCACCGGCCGGGCCACGTAACCTACACCATGCGCATACGCGACGAGCACTTGTCGTCGCCGGGTACGGCACACGGGGGTATCGTGGCCGGCCTGATGGATGCGGTTTTAGGTGCGGCAGCCCTCACGCAGGCCTTCACCGAGCAAGAGTTTGTATCGACGGTCGAGTTCAAGATCAACTACCTGCAGCCCGTGCACTTGGCCGACGAGTTGGTGGCTCACGCCGAGGTTGCGCACCACGGCAAAAGCCTGGTAGTAGTAAACGGCCGCATCGAGTGCCCCGCGCGCGAGGCCTTGGTGGCGGTGGGCCTGGGTACCTTCAACCGCTACCCCGCCACCAAGCGCGATTTTGTGCGCGCCGTAGCCAGCCAGTTGGGCCTAGGTGAAAAATGGGTGACAGGTGACAGGTGA
- a CDS encoding TerC family protein: MFDLSVFSDPQTWVSLLTLTFMEIVLGIDNIIFISIIVNRLPPEQHQRGRTIGLMLALLFRIGLLLSISWIVGLKEPLFHVNLPWVESGFGVTGRDIILFLGGLFLIGKSTTEIHTKLQGEEEHEDGTPTYSTMSRIILQIILIDIVFSFDSILTAVGLVDNVLIMILAVIISMGVMLAFSGLVANFVNRNPTIKMLALSFLIMIGVMLVMEAFHKEIEKGYIYFAMFFSLVVELLNMRLRKQTEPVHLRDSPYD; this comes from the coding sequence ATGTTCGATTTATCCGTTTTCTCTGACCCTCAAACCTGGGTTAGCCTGCTTACCCTCACGTTCATGGAAATCGTGCTGGGTATCGACAACATCATCTTCATTTCCATCATCGTCAACCGGCTGCCGCCCGAGCAGCACCAGCGCGGCCGCACCATCGGCCTGATGCTGGCCTTGCTGTTCCGCATCGGGTTGCTGCTGAGCATCAGCTGGATTGTGGGCCTGAAAGAGCCGCTGTTTCATGTGAACCTGCCGTGGGTGGAAAGCGGCTTCGGCGTAACCGGCCGCGACATCATTCTCTTCCTGGGCGGCTTGTTCCTGATCGGCAAGAGCACCACCGAAATCCATACCAAGCTGCAGGGCGAGGAGGAGCACGAAGATGGCACGCCAACCTACAGCACCATGAGCCGCATCATCCTGCAAATCATCCTCATCGACATCGTGTTTTCGTTCGACTCCATCCTCACGGCCGTGGGCTTGGTGGATAACGTGCTCATCATGATCCTGGCCGTTATCATTTCGATGGGCGTGATGCTGGCCTTCTCGGGCCTAGTGGCCAACTTCGTAAACCGCAACCCCACCATCAAAATGCTGGCCCTGTCGTTCCTTATCATGATCGGGGTAATGCTGGTGATGGAGGCTTTCCACAAAGAAATTGAGAAGGGCTACATCTACTTCGCCATGTTCTTCTCGCTGGTGGTGGAGCTGCTGAACATGCGCCTGCGCAAGCAAACCGAACCCGTGCACCTGCGCGACTCGCCCTACGACTAA
- a CDS encoding pyridoxal-phosphate dependent enzyme, whose product MLPAVTAPKDALAQTHARIQPYVHNTPVLTSHLLDALAGATLYFKCENFQRMGAFKMRGAVNAILQLSAAQQQRGVVTHSSGNFAQALALAAQSLGVAAYIVMPSNAPRVKKEAVLAYGGQVIECAPTLAAREQAAQQIVEERGATFIHPSNDLDVILGQGTAAVELLALHPALDYIFAPVGGGGLVAGTILAAQHFGRNCRVVAGEPETMDDAYRSWQAGTIEGNAAGDTIADGLKTQLGDINFPIIRQGIEAIIRVSEAEIVAAMRLIWERMKIVVEASSAVALAALLKEKDRYAGQQIGIILSGGNVDLAKLPF is encoded by the coding sequence ATGCTACCCGCCGTCACCGCCCCGAAAGACGCCCTCGCGCAAACGCACGCTCGCATTCAGCCCTACGTGCACAACACGCCGGTGCTCACCTCGCATCTGCTCGATGCGTTGGCCGGCGCTACGCTGTACTTTAAGTGCGAAAACTTTCAGCGGATGGGGGCTTTTAAGATGCGCGGCGCCGTGAATGCCATTCTGCAACTTTCGGCGGCGCAGCAGCAGCGCGGCGTGGTTACACACTCCTCGGGCAACTTTGCGCAGGCCCTGGCGCTGGCCGCCCAAAGCCTGGGTGTGGCGGCGTACATTGTGATGCCCAGCAACGCTCCGCGCGTGAAAAAGGAGGCCGTGCTGGCCTACGGCGGGCAGGTAATTGAGTGCGCCCCTACCCTAGCGGCGCGCGAGCAAGCAGCGCAGCAAATTGTAGAAGAGCGCGGCGCTACCTTCATCCATCCCTCCAACGACCTCGACGTGATTTTGGGGCAAGGCACCGCGGCTGTGGAGTTGCTGGCCCTGCACCCCGCTCTCGACTACATTTTCGCCCCGGTGGGCGGCGGCGGGTTGGTAGCGGGCACCATTCTGGCGGCGCAGCACTTCGGCCGCAATTGCCGCGTGGTGGCCGGGGAGCCCGAAACCATGGACGACGCCTACCGCTCGTGGCAGGCGGGCACGATTGAAGGCAACGCGGCCGGCGACACCATCGCCGACGGCCTCAAAACCCAGCTCGGCGACATCAACTTCCCCATCATTCGGCAAGGCATCGAGGCCATTATCCGCGTGAGCGAGGCAGAAATTGTGGCGGCTATGCGGCTGATTTGGGAGCGGATGAAGATTGTGGTAGAAGCCTCGAGCGCCGTGGCCTTGGCGGCTTTGCTAAAGGAAAAGGACCGCTACGCCGGCCAGCAGATTGGCATTATCCTGTCGGGTGGCAATGTTGATTTGGCCAAACTGCCGTTCTAG
- the mfd gene encoding transcription-repair coupling factor: MQASEFLRLYTLDTDIQALAMRLAPATGAAALRFHLRGLVGSQDATVAAALHLDRPDEHLVFVLHDRDEATFFASDLQHLVGDREEVLIFPSSYKRAYALDETENANVLMRAEVLNRLSGKSGEKGKKADEKPKAAAPDKADDDKPPKGALIVTYPEALSEKVINRQSLVQNTFSTKVGDRLDVSFLGELLAEYDFERTDFVYEAGQYAVRGGIVDVFSYANELPYRIELFGDEIDSIRTFNPESQLSVERKEQISIVPNVQTKLLQEKRESFLEFLPVNSAIWLKDVRQLFDVVGEQFERAEQNFKQLLEEAGGQQIVSSPEALFETTKALKKSLERFPVLEFGKRFYYKEAEQVQFTSKPQPSFNKDFNRLVKNLHENQGRDLVNIIAADSMRQIDRLRTIFDELDHDVRFQHLALGLREGFVDEDRKLVVYTDHQLFERYYRAQEKRKFSKKKALTLKELRNLSPGDYVVHQDHGIARFVGLTQVEINGHLQEAIRLVYRDDDVLTVSIHALHKIAKYSGAEGTPPTMSKLGSPEWENKKKAVKKKVKDIAADLIRLYAKRKTAPGYAFSKDGFLQAELESSFIYEDTPDQAKSTEDVKNDMEQPHPMDRLVCGDVGFGKTEVAIRAAFKAVCDGKQVAVLVPTTILAMQHFKTFRDRLAEFPVTVDYINRFKTTKQVKETLGKVAEGKTDILIGTHRLTNKDIQFKDLGLLVIDEEQKFGVKTKDKLKELKVNVDTLTLTATPIPRTLHFSLMGARDLSVISTPPPNRQPVQTELAVFDELLVRDAISRELKRGGQVFYVHNRVKDIEEQAAMILRLVPDARITYIHGQMEGEMLEKRMMKFVEGEYDVLVSTNLIESGLDIPNANTIIINRAHMHGLSDLHQMRGRVGRSNKKAYCYLLTPPVAGLPADARKRLSTLEEFSDLGAGFNVAMRDLDIRGAGNLLGGEQSGFINDLGYETYHQILDEAVQELKETEFRDLFLGDTTGRLKEAADFARPKECSIETDLQILIPDTYVSNVSERLRLYSKLDRAKEPEELRRLLVSMEDRFGPLPPEVEQLADIVRLRWQGSRVGFEKVSLKKGTLKGYLRAGEGSEAYFQGEQFGQILNYVQTHPRSSRMKERKDQLIISIDDVRDVLHARELMNELSAESMPPVVAAASVSDDEDDV; the protein is encoded by the coding sequence GTGCAAGCTTCCGAATTCCTCCGCCTTTACACGCTCGACACCGACATCCAGGCCCTGGCCATGCGCCTTGCGCCTGCCACTGGCGCCGCTGCGCTGCGCTTTCATTTGCGCGGCCTGGTGGGCAGCCAGGATGCCACGGTAGCCGCCGCCCTGCACCTCGACCGCCCCGACGAGCACCTTGTGTTTGTGCTGCACGACCGCGACGAGGCCACTTTCTTCGCCTCCGACCTGCAGCACCTCGTGGGCGACCGGGAGGAGGTGCTCATCTTCCCGAGCTCCTACAAGCGCGCCTACGCCCTCGACGAAACCGAAAACGCCAACGTGCTCATGCGCGCCGAGGTGCTGAACCGCCTTAGCGGCAAATCGGGCGAGAAGGGTAAAAAAGCTGACGAAAAGCCCAAAGCCGCTGCCCCGGACAAAGCCGACGACGATAAGCCACCCAAAGGTGCCCTCATCGTAACGTACCCCGAGGCGCTGAGCGAGAAGGTTATCAACCGGCAAAGCCTGGTACAGAACACCTTCAGCACCAAGGTAGGCGACCGGCTCGACGTGAGCTTCCTAGGTGAGCTGCTGGCTGAGTACGACTTTGAGCGCACCGACTTTGTGTACGAGGCCGGCCAGTACGCCGTGCGCGGCGGCATCGTGGATGTGTTCAGCTACGCTAACGAGCTGCCCTACCGCATCGAGCTCTTTGGGGATGAAATCGACTCGATTCGCACGTTCAACCCGGAGTCGCAGCTGTCGGTGGAGCGCAAGGAGCAAATCAGCATTGTGCCGAACGTGCAGACGAAGCTGCTGCAGGAAAAGCGCGAGTCGTTTCTGGAGTTTTTGCCGGTTAACTCGGCCATTTGGCTGAAGGACGTACGCCAGCTGTTCGATGTAGTGGGCGAGCAGTTCGAGCGGGCCGAGCAAAACTTTAAGCAGCTGCTGGAGGAAGCCGGCGGGCAGCAGATTGTGTCGTCGCCAGAGGCTTTGTTCGAAACTACCAAGGCGCTGAAGAAAAGCCTGGAGCGGTTTCCGGTGCTGGAATTCGGCAAACGCTTTTACTACAAAGAGGCCGAGCAGGTGCAGTTCACGAGCAAGCCGCAGCCCTCGTTCAACAAGGACTTCAACCGCCTTGTGAAGAACCTGCACGAAAACCAGGGGCGCGATTTGGTGAACATTATTGCCGCCGACTCGATGCGGCAGATCGACCGGCTGCGCACCATCTTCGACGAGCTCGACCACGACGTGCGCTTTCAGCACCTGGCCCTAGGTCTGCGCGAGGGTTTCGTGGACGAGGACCGCAAGCTGGTGGTGTACACCGACCACCAGCTGTTTGAGCGCTACTACCGCGCCCAGGAGAAGCGCAAGTTCTCGAAGAAGAAAGCCCTGACGCTGAAAGAGCTGCGCAACCTGAGCCCCGGCGACTACGTGGTGCACCAAGACCACGGCATTGCTCGTTTCGTGGGCCTCACGCAGGTAGAAATCAACGGCCACTTGCAGGAAGCCATCCGACTGGTGTACCGCGACGACGACGTGCTGACGGTGAGCATTCACGCCTTGCACAAGATTGCCAAGTACTCGGGGGCCGAGGGCACGCCGCCCACCATGAGCAAGCTGGGCTCGCCGGAGTGGGAAAACAAGAAAAAGGCCGTTAAGAAGAAGGTTAAGGACATTGCCGCCGACCTCATTCGGCTGTACGCCAAGCGCAAAACCGCGCCGGGCTACGCCTTCAGCAAAGACGGCTTTTTGCAGGCCGAGCTGGAGTCGTCGTTTATCTACGAGGACACGCCCGACCAGGCCAAGTCGACGGAGGACGTGAAGAACGACATGGAGCAGCCGCACCCCATGGACCGCCTCGTGTGCGGCGACGTGGGCTTCGGCAAAACCGAAGTGGCCATACGCGCCGCCTTTAAGGCCGTGTGCGACGGCAAGCAAGTGGCCGTGCTGGTGCCCACCACCATCCTGGCCATGCAGCACTTCAAAACCTTCCGCGACCGGCTGGCCGAGTTCCCCGTGACGGTCGACTACATCAACCGCTTCAAAACCACCAAGCAGGTAAAGGAAACCCTGGGTAAGGTGGCCGAGGGCAAAACCGATATCCTCATCGGCACGCACCGCCTCACCAACAAGGACATCCAGTTCAAGGACCTAGGGCTGCTGGTGATTGACGAGGAGCAGAAGTTTGGCGTGAAAACCAAGGACAAGCTGAAGGAGCTGAAAGTGAACGTGGATACCCTCACGCTCACGGCCACGCCCATTCCGCGCACCTTGCACTTCTCGCTTATGGGCGCCCGCGACTTGTCGGTAATCAGCACGCCGCCGCCCAACCGCCAGCCGGTACAAACCGAGCTGGCCGTGTTCGACGAGCTGTTGGTGCGCGACGCCATTTCGCGCGAGCTAAAGCGCGGCGGGCAGGTGTTTTATGTGCACAACCGCGTGAAGGACATTGAGGAGCAGGCCGCCATGATTTTGCGCCTGGTGCCCGATGCCCGCATTACCTACATACACGGGCAAATGGAGGGCGAGATGCTGGAAAAGCGCATGATGAAGTTTGTGGAGGGCGAGTACGACGTGCTGGTATCCACCAACCTCATCGAGTCGGGCCTGGATATTCCGAACGCCAACACCATCATCATCAACCGGGCGCACATGCACGGCCTCTCCGACCTGCACCAGATGCGCGGGCGCGTGGGCCGCTCCAACAAAAAGGCCTACTGCTACCTGCTTACGCCGCCGGTGGCCGGCCTGCCCGCCGATGCCCGCAAGCGCCTGAGCACCCTCGAGGAGTTTTCCGACCTAGGGGCCGGCTTTAACGTGGCCATGCGCGACCTCGACATTCGCGGCGCCGGCAACCTGCTGGGCGGCGAGCAGTCGGGCTTCATCAACGACCTAGGCTACGAAACCTATCACCAGATACTCGACGAGGCCGTGCAGGAGCTGAAGGAAACGGAGTTCCGCGACCTGTTTTTGGGCGACACCACCGGCCGCCTCAAAGAAGCCGCCGATTTTGCCCGCCCCAAGGAGTGCAGCATCGAAACGGACCTGCAAATCCTCATCCCTGATACCTACGTGAGCAACGTATCGGAGCGCCTGCGGCTGTACTCGAAGCTCGACCGCGCCAAGGAGCCCGAGGAGCTGCGCCGCCTGCTGGTGAGCATGGAAGACCGCTTCGGGCCGCTGCCGCCCGAGGTAGAGCAGCTGGCCGACATTGTGCGCCTGCGCTGGCAGGGCTCGCGCGTGGGCTTCGAGAAGGTATCCTTGAAGAAAGGCACCCTGAAAGGCTACCTGCGCGCCGGCGAAGGCTCGGAGGCGTACTTCCAGGGCGAGCAGTTCGGGCAGATTCTGAACTACGTGCAGACGCACCCCCGCTCCTCGCGCATGAAGGAGCGCAAAGACCAACTCATCATCAGCATCGACGACGTGCGCGACGTGCTGCACGCCCGCGAGCTAATGAACGAGCTAAGCGCGGAATCGATGCCGCCGGTAGTGGCTGCGGCTTCGGTGTCGGATGATGAGGATGACGTGTAG
- a CDS encoding DUF962 domain-containing protein, with translation MPHDLPAQPTFAEFYPYYLREHRQRGTRVLHFVGTSLFLLMAGAALVLLRPGLLLAGVVLAYGFAWVGHFFVERNRPATFRYPLLSLRGDFRLYWDLLRGRERFGSAEAP, from the coding sequence ATGCCTCACGACCTGCCCGCCCAGCCCACGTTTGCCGAGTTTTACCCGTACTACCTGCGCGAGCACCGGCAGCGCGGCACGCGGGTGCTGCACTTCGTGGGCACGTCGTTGTTTTTGCTGATGGCGGGTGCGGCCCTGGTGCTGCTGCGCCCGGGGCTGCTGTTGGCGGGCGTGGTGCTGGCCTACGGCTTTGCGTGGGTAGGGCATTTCTTCGTGGAGCGCAACCGCCCGGCCACGTTCCGCTACCCGCTGCTCTCGTTGCGCGGCGACTTCCGGCTGTACTGGGATTTGCTGCGCGGCCGGGAGCGGTTCGGGTCGGCCGAGGCGCCCTAG
- a CDS encoding VOC family protein, with product MKKVTGIGGIFFKCQDPAQVREWYKTHLGLDTNPYGASFAWRDDADPTKQGSTQWSPFAETSTYFEPSAKEFMINYRVENLEALVAQLRTEGVTILDEIEASEYGKFVHILDPEGNKIELWEPADDAG from the coding sequence ATGAAAAAAGTAACCGGCATTGGCGGCATCTTCTTCAAGTGCCAAGACCCCGCCCAAGTGCGCGAGTGGTACAAAACGCACCTAGGGCTCGATACCAACCCCTACGGGGCCAGCTTTGCGTGGCGGGATGATGCCGACCCCACGAAACAAGGCTCGACGCAATGGAGCCCCTTCGCCGAGACGAGCACCTATTTTGAGCCCTCGGCCAAGGAGTTCATGATCAACTACCGCGTCGAGAACCTGGAGGCCCTGGTAGCGCAGCTCCGCACCGAAGGCGTAACCATCCTCGACGAAATTGAGGCTTCGGAGTACGGCAAGTTCGTGCACATCCTCGACCCGGAAGGCAACAAGATTGAGCTGTGGGAGCCTGCCGATGATGCCGGGTAA
- a CDS encoding J domain-containing protein — MTTYYQVLELSEQATAADIRRAYLRLVRLTHPDRTPDPAAHQRYLLVNEAYDTLSKPELRSRYDARLAALRTPRLAPSPPLAYAEPFPGNAYQVLRVPYAATSAHIDQAYQRLRAVLRANTVDPALRQYLQQVEHAYATLNDPRLRPAHDARVKGQRPARRPDPLAEQYTKYSPLARRLCWAALVFFGLMLVDMNWTLRFAADPVASVEYRAGTRRGARQYYWVRTSHAAFRSPWNYQVGEPLDVRRSALFRQVRAYRSATDASAPLIDYSSELTYGALFFFPLVMAASAGFGAWPGSSAKHAVDNAIVVGILALIVLYLMVSY, encoded by the coding sequence GTGACAACCTATTACCAAGTACTGGAGCTATCCGAGCAGGCTACCGCCGCCGACATCAGGCGGGCGTACCTGCGGCTGGTGCGCCTTACCCACCCCGACCGCACCCCCGACCCAGCGGCCCACCAGCGTTACCTGCTCGTAAACGAAGCGTACGACACGCTGAGCAAGCCCGAGCTGCGCAGCCGCTACGATGCCCGGCTGGCGGCGCTGCGCACCCCTCGGCTGGCCCCTTCTCCACCGCTTGCCTATGCCGAGCCTTTCCCGGGCAATGCGTACCAGGTGCTGCGCGTACCCTATGCGGCCACCTCGGCTCACATCGATCAGGCTTACCAACGGTTGCGCGCTGTGCTGCGGGCCAACACCGTCGATCCGGCTTTGCGCCAATACCTGCAGCAGGTAGAGCACGCCTACGCTACGCTGAACGACCCGCGCCTGCGGCCCGCGCACGATGCCCGTGTGAAAGGGCAGCGCCCGGCGCGGCGCCCCGATCCGCTGGCGGAGCAATACACCAAATATTCCCCACTGGCCCGGCGGCTGTGCTGGGCGGCCTTGGTTTTCTTCGGGCTTATGCTGGTGGATATGAACTGGACTTTGCGGTTTGCCGCCGACCCGGTAGCGTCCGTTGAGTACCGTGCCGGCACCCGGCGTGGCGCGCGGCAATACTATTGGGTGAGAACCTCGCACGCAGCTTTCCGCAGCCCTTGGAACTACCAAGTAGGCGAGCCGCTGGACGTGCGCCGCAGTGCGCTGTTTCGGCAGGTGCGCGCCTACCGCTCCGCTACCGATGCCTCGGCTCCGCTGATCGACTATTCCTCGGAGCTGACGTACGGCGCGCTATTTTTCTTTCCCTTGGTCATGGCGGCATCTGCTGGTTTTGGCGCTTGGCCTGGCAGCTCTGCCAAACACGCCGTCGATAACGCCATTGTGGTTGGTATACTGGCGCTCATCGTGCTGTACCTAATGGTTAGCTACTAA
- a CDS encoding metal-dependent hydrolase, producing MRGSSHLAIGLITGAGIAAVVPDMRLSLPGVALAGFSALAPDLDHPGSRLSKRLGFAQNYVRWAFAAAGVLLGLYTHFNLPIGPERRMGFTAAMSMFLIGMAMQNQSARKLALLFTGVGTVLAGLYWQFLWLSLLGAFVATAPFTSHRSWTHTIWAAALWTYIGYLANRDLGWHGVAAYAGAGYMSHLLADTLTKSGVRYLLPLSDKALKLPLISTGSSLGNMIELGICAGYGLLVALLWWQRFSFA from the coding sequence GTGCGCGGATCTTCTCATTTAGCTATTGGCCTAATAACCGGAGCCGGAATTGCCGCCGTGGTGCCCGATATGCGCCTTTCGCTGCCCGGAGTTGCGCTGGCGGGTTTTTCGGCCCTGGCCCCCGACCTCGACCACCCCGGCTCGCGCCTGAGCAAGCGCCTGGGTTTTGCCCAAAACTACGTGCGCTGGGCTTTTGCGGCGGCGGGCGTGTTGCTGGGTTTGTACACGCACTTCAACCTGCCCATTGGCCCCGAGCGGCGCATGGGCTTTACGGCGGCCATGTCGATGTTCCTGATCGGTATGGCCATGCAAAACCAGTCGGCGCGCAAGCTGGCTTTGCTGTTCACGGGGGTAGGCACGGTGCTGGCCGGCCTGTACTGGCAGTTTTTGTGGCTGAGCTTGCTCGGCGCGTTTGTGGCCACGGCGCCCTTTACCTCGCACCGTTCCTGGACGCACACCATCTGGGCGGCCGCGCTCTGGACCTACATCGGCTACCTCGCCAACCGCGACCTAGGCTGGCACGGCGTAGCTGCCTACGCCGGGGCGGGGTACATGTCGCATCTGCTGGCCGATACGCTCACCAAATCGGGCGTGCGCTACCTGCTGCCGCTTTCCGACAAGGCGCTCAAGCTGCCGCTCATCTCCACCGGCTCATCCCTTGGAAATATGATAGAACTCGGCATATGTGCCGGATACGGTTTGCTGGTGGCCCTGCTGTGGTGGCAACGGTTCAGTTTTGCATAG
- a CDS encoding YajQ family cyclic di-GMP-binding protein has product MASFDIVSKVDPQMLENAVNNAKKELLTRYDFRDTKGGIELDKQNNIITLSSENSMKIKSLEDILMGRMVKQSIDPTSLDFSADEEASGALVKKKLPVRAGIDKDMSRKIQKLIKDSKLKVEAQIQGDQLRVTAKKIDDLQAVIALLRGNAASLGQPLQFVNMKS; this is encoded by the coding sequence ATGGCCTCGTTTGATATCGTCAGCAAAGTAGACCCGCAAATGCTCGAAAACGCCGTCAACAACGCCAAAAAAGAGTTGCTGACGCGCTACGATTTCCGCGACACCAAGGGCGGCATCGAACTCGATAAGCAGAACAACATCATCACGCTGTCGTCGGAAAACTCCATGAAGATTAAGTCGCTCGAAGACATTCTCATGGGCCGCATGGTCAAACAAAGCATCGACCCCACCAGCCTCGATTTCTCGGCCGACGAGGAAGCGTCGGGCGCGCTGGTTAAGAAAAAGCTGCCCGTGCGCGCCGGCATCGACAAAGACATGAGCCGCAAAATTCAAAAGCTCATCAAGGACTCGAAGCTGAAGGTGGAAGCCCAGATACAAGGCGACCAGCTCCGCGTAACGGCCAAAAAAATCGACGACCTGCAGGCCGTTATTGCCTTGCTGCGTGGCAACGCCGCCAGCCTCGGCCAGCCCCTGCAGTTCGTGAACATGAAAAGCTAG
- a CDS encoding helix-turn-helix domain-containing protein has translation MTNKPVFNGDALMIARRSRGISQKDLASEIGITPATLCKLERDDLSIKEDLLEKIANVLRYPKSFFAKDVSVLTPNIIYYRKRAAARNPEIDIIDSQVHIERFRIKQLLKSLDLNQKLEPMNPVDYDSPEHIARIVRNKLSVPTGPIKNLVSTIERAGVLIVTTDYNIDKLDGMVVPDPDALPVIYINKTMSGDRQRATLAHEFGHWIMHNAFNPTALEDVEDEAYRFAGEFLVPAKEFQIMVNEKTSLSGYADLKRYWKVSIQFLVMRAYKLKIISDERYRSLFQQISRLGYRKKEPIDIPIEVPVLISSMIRAHLNDLDMSIDEIENHIGLLVDDIRHRIHSQGGNGMMKVA, from the coding sequence ATGACAAACAAGCCGGTATTTAACGGCGATGCTTTAATGATAGCCCGTCGTTCGCGGGGAATTAGCCAGAAAGATTTAGCTAGTGAAATAGGAATTACGCCTGCTACATTATGTAAATTAGAAAGAGATGATTTGTCGATTAAAGAAGATTTATTAGAAAAAATTGCGAACGTCCTGCGCTATCCTAAAAGTTTTTTCGCTAAAGATGTTTCTGTTTTAACGCCTAATATTATCTATTACCGGAAAAGAGCTGCGGCTCGGAATCCGGAAATAGATATAATAGATAGTCAGGTACATATTGAACGATTTCGAATAAAGCAGCTATTAAAATCTTTAGACCTGAACCAGAAGTTGGAGCCAATGAATCCGGTGGATTATGATTCGCCGGAACACATTGCTCGTATTGTGCGTAACAAATTGTCCGTACCTACGGGACCAATTAAAAACTTGGTTTCCACAATTGAGCGTGCTGGGGTACTTATTGTTACCACAGATTATAATATAGATAAGCTTGATGGTATGGTAGTGCCGGATCCTGACGCTCTTCCTGTAATATACATCAATAAAACTATGTCAGGTGACCGTCAGCGTGCAACTCTTGCTCATGAATTTGGGCACTGGATTATGCACAATGCTTTTAATCCAACGGCTTTAGAGGATGTTGAAGACGAGGCTTATCGATTTGCAGGAGAGTTTTTAGTGCCTGCAAAAGAGTTCCAAATTATGGTCAATGAAAAAACTTCCTTATCTGGCTATGCGGATCTAAAAAGATATTGGAAAGTCTCTATTCAATTTTTGGTGATGAGAGCTTATAAGCTAAAAATAATCAGTGATGAGCGCTACCGGTCATTGTTTCAACAAATTAGTCGTCTAGGTTACAGAAAGAAAGAGCCAATAGATATACCGATAGAGGTACCAGTTTTAATAAGTTCAATGATAAGAGCGCATTTGAATGATTTGGATATGAGTATTGATGAGATAGAAAATCATATAGGTTTATTAGTAGATGATATTAGGCATAGAATACATAGTCAGGGTGGAAATGGAATGATGAAAGTCGCATAA